CGATCGTGTTCCCGCGGAACGAAGAAGACGTTGTGCGTTTGGCCAAGCTGTCGAACGACTCGCGCTTCAAGGCCTTGCACTTCACGCCTCGCGGCGGCGGCACCGGCACCAACGGCCAATCGCTGACGAATGGCGTGAGTGTCGACCTGTCGCGCTACATGAACCGCATCCTGGAGATTGATCCGGCTGGCCGCTGGGCGCGCGTGCAGGCCGGCGTGGTCAAAGACCAACTCAACGACGCTGTGCGTGAACACGGCCTGTTCTTCGCCCCAGAGCTGTCGCCGTCCAACCGTGCCACCATTGGCGGCATGATCGCCACCGACGCCAGCGGCCAGGGCTCGGTTCTATATGGCAAGACGCGCAATCACGTCCTAGAGCTCAACGCTGTGCTGCTGGATGGCACCGCATGGCACTCGCGCCCGCTATCGCCCGAGGAACTCGCTCGCATCAAGCAGAGGCCCGACCGCGTGGGTTTCATTCATCGATTGCTCGACCGTATCCGCACCGAGGACGCGGCGTTGATCGACGAGCACGTCCCCCAGCTGAATCGCTGCGTCACTGGTTACGACCTGGCTCACCTGTGCGACGACTGCGGGCAGTTCAACATGAACTCGGTGCTGTGCGGAGCGGAAGGCAGCCTGGCCTTCGTCACAGAGGCGAAGATCAACCTCATGCCGATACCGCGCCACACGGCGGTTCTGAACATCCGCTACGCCAGCTTCGACGCCGCGCTGCGCGATGCCGGCAACCTCATGCGTCTGGAGGCAGCTTCCAGCGAAACGGTGGACGCCAAGGTGTTGGAACTGGCGCGGCAGGACGCCGTGTGGCTGGCTGTGAAGAAATGGTTTCCCGATGACCTCGAAGGCCTTGCGCAGGGCGTCAACATCGTCGAGTTTCTTGCCGAAGACGAACAGGAAATGTCGGCCAAGCTGGCTCGCGTGGAGGCCGCGCTGGCGGAAGAGGGCACCGATGCGGGTGCGCGGGGCCGACTGGGCTACACCGTCGCCCACGGCGAAGCCGCTGCCAAAGCCATCTGGTCCATGCGCAAGAAGTCCGTCGGACTGCTGGGCAACATGCAGGGCGAGCGTCGGCCGATGCCCTTCGTAGAGGACACGGTGGTGCCGCCCGAGCGTCTGGCCGACTACATTGCCGAGTTCCGTGCGACGCTGGATCGGCGCGGTCTGGTCTACGGCATGTTCGGCCACGTCGATGCCGGCTGCTTGCACGTGCGCCCGGCGCTGGATCTGAAAGACCCTGCACAAGAGCAACTGCTGCGCGAAATCAGCGACGAGGTGTTCGCGCTCACGCGCAAGTACCGGGGCGTGCTGTGGGGTGAGCACGGCAAGGGCTTTCGTTCCGAGTACGCCCCGGAGTTCTTCGGCCCGCTGTACCCGCGCCTGCAGGAGATCAAGGCCGCCTTCGACCCTGACAACCAACTCAACCCTGGGAAAATCGCCTCGCCACCCGGCCACTCGCTGACACGCCTGGACGCGGTGCCGTTGCGCGGCCAACTGGACCGTCGCATCCCGCTGAGCGTGCGGCAGGACAACCAGGACGCTCTGCACTGCAACGGGAATGCTGCCTGTTTCAACTACGACCCTGACGACGCCATGTGCCCGTCGTGGAAGGCCACTCGCGAGCGCCGGCACTCACCCAAGGGCCGGGCCTCGTTGATGCGTGAATGGCTGCGGCTGGCGACCGAGGCAGGAATCGATCCCGCCGCCGAGGCGCAAGTGCTGCGCCGTGGCGGTGCGCTGGATGATCTGCGCGCATGGCCGCGTCGCGCCATCAACAGTTGGGGGGCGCGTGGCGAGAATGGTGGCAATGCCCCAGACTTTTCGCTGGAAGTCAAGGATGCAATGGACGGCTGTTTGTCCTGCAAGTCCTGCGTCGGCCAATGTCCGATCAAGGTGGACGTACCGGCATTTCGCGCGCGTTTTTTGGAGGTCTACCACGGCCGCTACTTGCGTCCGGCACGCGACGGATTGGTGGCTTCGCTGGAGCGCTGGCTGCCGCTGATGTCGCGATGGCCTTCCCTGCTGAACTCGCTGTTGGGCGGGGCACCCGGACGCGCCGCATTGCGCCGACTTGGTTTGGTGGCGTTGCCCGCACTGAGCGTGCAGCCGCTGGCCGCCGAGGCACGCCGGCGCGGCATCCGCATCGCCACCGCGCAGGCGCTGGCCACGCTGCACGAAGACGAACGCGGACGCTCGGTGGTGGTGGTGCAGGACGCCTTCACCACCCACTACGACACCCAAGTTGTGCTAGACCTTTGCGAACTGCTGGTGCGCCTGGGCTTCACGCCATGGTTGGCGCCCTTCATGCCCAACGGAAAGCCACAGCACGTGCTGGGTTACCTGGGCCGGTTCGCGCGCACTGCCGCCGGCAACGCCGCGATGCTACGTGCGCTGGCTGCAACTGGTGTACCACTGGTGGGCGTTGATCCGTCAATGACGCTGACGTATCGCGCCGAGTACGCCAAGGCGCTGGGCGCCGACCAGGTGCCGCCTGTGGCGCTGCCGCAAGAGTGGCTGGCGCGCCAGATCGACCGGTTGCCGCAACTGCCTGCCGACGGCGAGGCGTCTTGGGCCCTGTTGCCGCACTGCACCGAGAAAACCAATGCCCCCGCCGCCATAACCGACTGGACGAAGCTGTTCCAGCGCTTGGGCACGCCCCTGCGCGTGATTCCGGCCGGCTGTTGCGGCATGGCCGGCTTATACGGCCATGAGCGAGATCGGCGCGCTACCTCCGAGGCCATCTACCGCCTGAGTTGGGAGGGACACATTGCCGACGCGGGCCATGGCGGGCGCGTTATGGCTTCTGGCTACTCGTGCCGGTGCCAGGCCGCGCTGATGGATGGCAAGGAGCTGCCGCACCCGGCGCAGGTGCTGCTGGAAAGGCTCCGTCGCATAGACGGTGCGCAATCCACCGAGGCCGCGTGAGGGCGACGCGATGCCGAACTTTGCCATGCCAGCGCTGGCCACGGACTGTCACCACCACATCTACGACGCACGCTTCCCGAGCGCACCCGATGCGCCCTTCGCGCCGCCGGATGCCAGCGTTGCCGACTACCAGGCCGTGCAGGCGCAGCTTGGCTTGGCACGCAACGTCATCGTACAGCCATCTACGTATGGCTTCGACAACCGGTTGCTGTTGCGCGCTCTGAGCGAGTTTGGTCCGTCGGCGCGCGGAGTGGCGGTTGTCCCGTTGGATATTGCTGATGAG
The DNA window shown above is from Acidovorax sp. NCPPB 4044 and carries:
- the ydiJ gene encoding D-2-hydroxyglutarate dehydrogenase YdiJ → MIPRLDPQEAPSDLVTDFLAELRLRGFAGDTTRSHADRTVFATDNSVYQLAPQAIVFPRNEEDVVRLAKLSNDSRFKALHFTPRGGGTGTNGQSLTNGVSVDLSRYMNRILEIDPAGRWARVQAGVVKDQLNDAVREHGLFFAPELSPSNRATIGGMIATDASGQGSVLYGKTRNHVLELNAVLLDGTAWHSRPLSPEELARIKQRPDRVGFIHRLLDRIRTEDAALIDEHVPQLNRCVTGYDLAHLCDDCGQFNMNSVLCGAEGSLAFVTEAKINLMPIPRHTAVLNIRYASFDAALRDAGNLMRLEAASSETVDAKVLELARQDAVWLAVKKWFPDDLEGLAQGVNIVEFLAEDEQEMSAKLARVEAALAEEGTDAGARGRLGYTVAHGEAAAKAIWSMRKKSVGLLGNMQGERRPMPFVEDTVVPPERLADYIAEFRATLDRRGLVYGMFGHVDAGCLHVRPALDLKDPAQEQLLREISDEVFALTRKYRGVLWGEHGKGFRSEYAPEFFGPLYPRLQEIKAAFDPDNQLNPGKIASPPGHSLTRLDAVPLRGQLDRRIPLSVRQDNQDALHCNGNAACFNYDPDDAMCPSWKATRERRHSPKGRASLMREWLRLATEAGIDPAAEAQVLRRGGALDDLRAWPRRAINSWGARGENGGNAPDFSLEVKDAMDGCLSCKSCVGQCPIKVDVPAFRARFLEVYHGRYLRPARDGLVASLERWLPLMSRWPSLLNSLLGGAPGRAALRRLGLVALPALSVQPLAAEARRRGIRIATAQALATLHEDERGRSVVVVQDAFTTHYDTQVVLDLCELLVRLGFTPWLAPFMPNGKPQHVLGYLGRFARTAAGNAAMLRALAATGVPLVGVDPSMTLTYRAEYAKALGADQVPPVALPQEWLARQIDRLPQLPADGEASWALLPHCTEKTNAPAAITDWTKLFQRLGTPLRVIPAGCCGMAGLYGHERDRRATSEAIYRLSWEGHIADAGHGGRVMASGYSCRCQAALMDGKELPHPAQVLLERLRRIDGAQSTEAA